ATGAAAACCCTCTCGCCGACCCTGCAATCCCATCTTGAGGGTGGCACGACCACCTTGTCGTGGTGCTGGCGGATCACGCGCGCGGATGGGCTTTCATTCGGGTTCACCGACCACGACCTGGCGCTCAGCTTCGATGGCACCGATTTCGAACCGGAAAGCGGGCTGACGGCCTCAGAGATCCGCTCTGGCTCGGACCTGTCGGTCGATGCGCAGGATGCCGAGGGCGTGCTGACCTCTGACCGGATCACCGAGACCGATATTCTGGATGGCCGCTGGGACAACGCAGAAGTCGAGGTTTGGCGGGTAAACTGGGCCGAGACCAGCCAGCGCGTGTTGATGCGGCGCGGGGCCATCGGCCAGATCCGGCGCGGGCGGTTGGCATTCGTGGCCGAGGTTCGGTCGCTCGCGCATGTATTGGGCCAGGCTGTGGGGCGGACGTTCCAGGCGACCTGCGATGCCGCGCTGGGCGATGCGCGCTGCGGCGTTGATCTTGATGATCCGGCCTTCGAAGGGCCGGGCACCGTCCTCGATCTCTTGCGCGACCGCGCCTTCACCGCCTCGGGGCTCGGCGACTTCTCTTCCGGCTGGTTCACCTTCGGCACGGTCGAATGGACCAGCGGGGTCAATGCCGGGCGACTGGCTGAAATCATCGCGCATGACGTTACAGACGGCATCGCGGTGCTGACACTGCTCGAAGCGCCCGTACGCGCCATCACCGAGGCTGATACGTTCAACATCCGCGCGGGCTGCGACAAGCGCATCGAGACCTGCGCCGCGAAGTTCGCCAACATCGCCAATTTCCGGGGCTTTCCGCACATCCCTGGCCAGGATGCGGTGCTTCGCTACGCCACGAAGGATGGCGGGCACGAGGGTGGTGTGCTGTGAAGGTGGCCGATCCCATGTGCGTCATCGCCGTTGCGCGGTCCTGGCTCGGCACGCCGTACCACGATCAGGCCAGCCTGCGCGGCGTCGGCTGCGATTGCCTTGGGCTGGCTCGCGGGGTCTGGCGGGAGGTGGTGGGGCCAGAGCCGTTCCCGATCCCGCCTTATAGTCGAGATTGGGGCGAGACCGGGCCGCGCGAGGTGCTGGCAGAGGGCGCACGGCGCATGATGATCGAAGTGGAACCGGCGGCAGCTGCTCCCGGTGCGCTGGTTCTGTTCCGCATGACGCCTCGCGCCATCGCCAAGCATGTCGGGATCCTGACCGGGCCCGATACCTTCATCCACGCCTATGAGCGGCTCGGGGTGATCGAGGAACCGCTCACGCCGTCCTGGCGGCGGCGCATCGCCTTTGCCTATCTGTTTCCGCAACGCTGAGATTTAGACATGGCCACACTTGTTCTGGGTGCCGCTGGCGCTGCCATTGGCGGCAGCATCGGCGGCGCGATCCTCGGCGTCAGCGCTGTGACGATCGGCGGATATATCGGCTCCGCCATCGGATCGGTGGTCGACAGCTGGATCATCTCGTCGATGGCGCCGACGCAACGGATCGAAGGCGCGCGGATGGACAACCTGCGCATCACTTCGGCCACCGAAGGTGCGGTGATCCCGCGCCTCTATGGCCGGATGCGGATCGGCGGCAATATCATCTGGGCCACGGATTTCCGCGAAGAGTCCAAGACGACCACCCAGGGCGGTGGCAAGGGCGGCGGGGGTGGCGGCAAGGTGAAGACCACCGAGTATCTGTACTATGCATCCTTCGCTGTCGCGCTCTGCGAGGGTCCTATCACCGGGATTGGCCGCGTCTGGGCCGACGGCAAGCCGATGGACCTCTCCAGCGTCACCTGGCGCTGGTATCCGGGCGACGAGGCGCAAACGGCGGACCCGTTCATTTCCGCGAAGATGGGTGCGGTCAGCACGCCAGCCTATCGCGGCACTGCCTATGTCGTCTTTGAAGATCTGGCGCTCGCGAATTTCGGAAACCGTCTCCCGCAGCTTTCCTTCGAGGTGTTCCGCCCGCTGGCCGATCCCGACACCGCGGAAGGGCTGACCCGCGCGGTCACCATGATCCCGGCATCCGGCGAGTTTGCCTATGCCACGGGCACAATCCGCAAGGGCGGCAGCGGGGCGACGCAGGCGGAAAACCTGAACGCCCGGGCCGATGTGCCAGATATGGTGGTGGCGCTGGATCGATTGCAGGCGTCCGCGCCGAAGGTCGAAAGCGTCAGCCTCGTGGTGTCCTGGTTCGGCGATGATCTGCGCGCCGGGCATTGTCAGGTCCGGCCGAAAGTCGAACTGGCCGCCAAAAACACGACGCCGCAGGCATGGTCGGTCAACGGCGTGACCCGAGCCTCGGCATCTCTGGTCAGCCGCGACGATCAGAATCGGGCGAATTTCGGTGGTACCCCGGCGGATTTCACAGTGGTGCAGGCGATCCGGGAGATGAAAGACCGAGGCCTGCGCGTCACCTTCTATCCGTTCCTGATGATGGATGTGCCGCAGGGCAACACCCTGCCGAACCCGTATTCCGACAACGCGGCCGGGACAGGCCAGCCCGCCTTTCCATGGCGCGGGCGGATCACCTGTTCACCTGCAGCGGACTATATCGGGACCATTGACAAAACCGGTTCTGCAGCCACGCAAGTGTCGGCGCTGTTTGGCTCGGCGACACCCGCTAGCTTCAGCGTCGCGGGCGAAAGCGTCAGTTGGACCGGCGCGTTCGGTGACTGGGGCCTGCGCCGGATGGTGCTGCACTACGCCCATCTCTGCGCCGCTGCAGGCGGGGTCGATGCCTTCCTGATCGGCTCGGAGATGCGCGGGCTGACGACGATCCGTTCCGGGGCGAGCACCTATCCCGCAGTGCAGGCGTTGCGTGATCTGGCGGCGGATGTGCGGGCGATCCTCGGGGCGTCGACAAAGATTGGCTATGCCGCCGACTGGTCGGAGTATTTCGGGCACCAGCCCAGCAACGGCAGCGGCGATGTCTATTTCCACCTCGACGCGCTCTGGGCTGATCCGGAGATCGATTTCATCGGGATCGACAATTACATGCCGCTCTCGGATTGGCGCGACGGATTTGATCATGCGGATGCCGCTGAGGGATGGCCTGCGATTTACGACCGGTCCTACCTGCAGGCAAATATCGCAGGCGGAGAAGGGTTTGAGTGGTTCTACAGCTCCGAGGCTGATCGCGCCGCGCAGGTCCGCACTCCGATCACCGATGGGTCCGCCAGCAAGCCGTGGGTTTTCCGCACCAAGGATCTGCGAAGCTGGTGGTCGAACCCGCATTATAACCGCCCGGGTGGGGTGGAGAGCGGTAGCCCGACGGCATGGGTGCCACAGTCGAAGCCGATCTGGTTCACCGAACTCGGCTGCCCGGCCATCGACCGGGGTACAAACCAGCCGAACGTGTTCTTCGACCCGAAATCGTCCGAGAGTGTCACGCCGTATTTCTCGCGCGGCTGGCGGGACGATGCGATCCAGCGCGCCTATCTTGAGGCAACCTATCTCTGGTGGGGCGACGCCGCGAACAACCCGGTGTCATCGATCTACAGTGACCGGATGGTCCACGTCCCGGAATGCGCCGCCTGGACCTGGGACGCGCGGCCCTATCCGTTCTTTCCCGAACTGACCGATGTCTGGGCCGATGGGCCGAACTGGCGATTGGGGCACTGGCTGACAGGGCGACTAGGGGCGGTGTCGCTGGCGGCACTTGTGCGGCATCTCTGCCTGCGCGCTGGCATGCCTGCGGAGCGGATCGATGTTACCGGCCTCTGGGGTGCGATCGAAGGCTACGTCATCGGCGCGCTGGAAAGCCCGCGCGCGTCCATCACCACGCTGTCGCGCCACTTTGGGTTCGACGCGGTCGAGACAGAGGGCATGATCCGGTTTGTTATGCGCGGCCGGGCGGCCGTGGCAAGCGTGACGCACGACGATCTGGTCGCCCCGAACGCGGGGAGCGGTGGCCGCGAGGGCGATGTGCTGGAACTGACGCGCGGCCAGGAAACGGAATTACCACAGGCCCTGAAATGGCAGGTGGCGCGCGCGGACGAGGACTACGACGCAGCGCTTGTCGAGGCACGGCGCATCACGGTCGACACGACGCGGATTGCGTCCGAGTCCTTTCCCATGGCGGTCCCACCAGAGGAGGCCGAACGCCGCTGTCGCCGCGCGCTGATGGAAGCCTGGACAGGCCGTGAAACGGCAGCGTTTCGCTTGCCTCCCTCGCGGCTCGGCTTCGATCCGGCGGATGTCGTGACGCTGGAACATGATGGGCGGCAGATGGAACTGCGGCTCATTTCCATTGCCGACGCAGAGGCGCGAGGCATCGAGGCGGTGTATCAAGACCGGGCAGCCTACGATATGCCGCCCGGATCGCCACGTCCGTCGTCACTCTTGAGTCCGGTCGTGTTTGGCGCGCCCGAGGTCGTGTTGATGGACCTGCCGCAACTCACCGAGGATCAGCCCGTGCATCGGCCGCTCATCGCAGCGCATGCGGTTCCCTGGCCGGGGGAAATGGCAGTGTTTCGCAGCCCATCGACGGACGGGTTCGAGCTGCTGACCACGTTTGGCAGCCGGGCAAGAATCGGGGAGTTGGTCTCGGACTTCTATGCAGGCCCCACGTCACGGTTTGATCTCGGCAATGAATTGGTCGTCGATCTGCTGACCGGAACGCTGGAAAGTGTCACCGACCTGACCCTGTTCGCCGGTGCCAATGCAATCGCCGTCGAGAGTTCGCCCGGCACATGGGAGGTCGTGCAGGCAGGCACGGCAGACCTGATCGCGCCATGCCGCTATCGCCTGACGCGTCTGCTGCGCGGCCAGCGGGGCACGGAAGCGGCAATGGCCAATCCGGCGCCCGCTGGCGCGCGAATTGTGGTGCTGGACGCAAGCCTTGCCTCGCTGCCGATCGCCGAGGCCGATCTCGAGCTGCCGTGGAACTGGCGCATCGGCCCCGCAAGCCGCTCTGTCAGCGACGAGACCTATGTTGCCGTTCCTTTCACGTCCGAAGGCGCTGGGCTGCGACCCTTTTCGGTCGTCCATGTCGAGCAGCCGTGGCGACGACCGCGTACGCCAGGCGATCTGACGATCCGCTGGACGCGGCGGTCCCGCGCGCTCTCGGCCGACAGCTGGGGGGCGGTGGACGTGCCGCTGATCGAGGAGGTCGAAGCCTATGAGCTCGAGATCCTCGATGGGGTGGCTGTCAAACGCACGCTGACCGCAACCACGACCAACGCCATCTACTCGGCCGCCGAGCAAACCAGCGACTGGGGCGCTCTGCTGGGCCCCCGCGACACCCTGGTCGTCCGCATATTTCAGCTCTCCGCCCTGATCGGCCGGGGCGCGGCCAAGATCGTCACACTGAAATTCTGAAAGGACCGCCATGTCCGATACCACGAACAACCTGGCTCTGCCCTACATCCTGGCGGCGCAGGCCCAGAAGCACGTCACCCACAATGAGGCGCTGCGGCTGCTCGACGGGCTCGTCCAGCTTTCCGTCCTCGACCGTGATCTGACCGCACCACCCGGTTCTCCAGCCGATGGCGACCGCTACATCGTTGCCAGCGGCGGCACCGGCGACTGGGCGGGCTGGGATCTGAACGTGGCACTGTTCACCGATGGTGCCTGGCTCCGGCTGCCGCCGCGCAACGGCTGGCGCGCATGGGTTGAGGACGAGGGAATTCTGCTGGTCTACGACGGGGCGGCGTGGATCGGGACGACTCCCGAGGCGCTGCAGAGTCTCGCGCTGCTGGGCTTGGGTACCACCGCCGATCCCGCCAACCCGTTCTCGGCCAAGCTCAACACGGCGCTCTGGACGGCGAAGACGGTGGCCGAAGGCGGAAGTGGTGATCTGTTCTACACCATGAACAAGGAGGTTGCGGGCGACGATCTCGGGCTGACGCTGCAGACCGGCTTCGTGACAAAGGCGCTGCTGGGGTTGTTCGGGTCGGACAAGTTCCGACTCGCCGTCTCGCCCGACGGCAGCACGTTCTTCGATGGCCTGACCGTTGATAATACGAGTGGCATTGTCGATCAGCCACGGCTCCCGCGCTTCAAGGCGTATACCGATTACGACAACTATGTCGGCGTCGGCACCTGGACAAAGATCGGCCTGAACAACACCGACTACAATGATCAGGGTGGGTTCGATGCCGGGACCAGCCTCTTCACCGCACCCGTCGACGGGACATACCTCCTCGGCGCGACGTTGCTCTTCAAGGTCAATTCCAGCACCTCGGCCCGGATGCGGGCGCGGCTGGTGCTGAACGGCAGCACGGAAATCCGGGGCTCCTTCGGCGAGAGTTCCGCCACCCATGTCTCGCTGGCCACCGCCATCTGGCTGCAGACCATGGTTCCGCTGACGACGGGCGACACCGTGGAATTGCAAGGGTATTTCCGGGCGCAGGACGGCTACTTTGCGGCCGACCACACGTCCTTCTGGGGCGCGAAGATCGGCTGAATGACTGCAACCAGCCGCCATTTCGCAGGCGAATCAGGATCGATCATTCAAGGAAATCACCATGCCGAACCACACCACCGTCCTGCAGGAGGTTGGTCAAGCCTTCCGCGATCACGGCATCACCGCGGCCATCACCGCGCTGATCGGTGGCACCATCGCCCTGCTGGCCGCCGTTTCGCGCAGGGCGTTCACCAATGACGCCATGCTGTCCCGGCTGGACCGGGAGCTTCTGGCTGAGCGCGACCGCGTAGATCGACAGCGCGCCGAGGACCGCAAGAGCGACGCCGACCGACTGAACCGCATCGAGACCGATATCCGCGCCATGCGCAATCTGATGTTCGAAGCGTTCCAGCGCGGTCACAGCGACTGACCGATATATCCCCACCACGACGCCGACCCAACCGACCCGCCCCGGAGGCGGGTTTTGCATTTTCGGAGACCGACATGCCAACAACGACTTATGCCCATTTCCGCGACGTGCCCGAGAGCGCCTGGCGCTGGCCGAGCTTTTCGCCCGCCGAGATCGCCAGTCGCCGCGAGGGCGCGCTCAAAATCAATACCGAGGCCATGGACAAGCTGCAGACCCTGCGCAACCAGCTTGGCAAGCCGCTGATTGTGCGCTCGGGCTACCGCAGTCCCGCCCATAACCGCGCCGTGGGCGGGGCACCGCGCTCCAAACACATGCTGGGCACAGCGTTCGATATCGCCATGTCGAACCATGATCCGGCAACCTTCGCAGAAGCTGCCCGTGACGTAGGTTTCCTTGGCTTCGGCACCTATCCCCGCTCGGGCTTCATGCACATTGACCTCGGCCCCGCCCGGTCCTGGGGTGAACCGTTTCCCGCACGCCCCACGCCATTCGTGGCGGAGGTGGCGCCCGCGCGTGAGGTTCTGGCCGAGAGCCGCACCATGAAAGGCGGCGGTGCGGCCGGGGTGGCGACAATCGGTGCCGCCGGTGTCGAGGTCGCTCAAGAGGTCCTGTCCGAGACCCAATCCGCCATCCTGCCGCTCGTGCCCTACCTCGACACCCTGCGCTGGGTCTTCATTGCCGTGGCGCTGATCGGCATTGCCGTCGCCATCCACGCCCGGATCGATGACTGGAAGCGAGGCCAGCGGTGATGAGATGGATCACCGCGATCCTCACCAGCGGCCCGGCGCGCAAGGCGCTGGGCCTGATACTGGCCGCCATCACCATCGCCCTGTTCCTGCTGAACCTCCGCCGCGCGGGTGAGCGTGCCGGGCGGCTGGCGGAACGCTTGCAAACATCGGAGACAACCCATGACATCCAACGCCAGATGCTGGATGCCGCCAGCCGTCGCCCTGCTGATCGCGATGCTCTGGCTCAACGCCTGCGCGACGGTCAATTC
This window of the Roseovarius sp. SCSIO 43702 genome carries:
- a CDS encoding DUF2163 domain-containing protein — encoded protein: MKTLSPTLQSHLEGGTTTLSWCWRITRADGLSFGFTDHDLALSFDGTDFEPESGLTASEIRSGSDLSVDAQDAEGVLTSDRITETDILDGRWDNAEVEVWRVNWAETSQRVLMRRGAIGQIRRGRLAFVAEVRSLAHVLGQAVGRTFQATCDAALGDARCGVDLDDPAFEGPGTVLDLLRDRAFTASGLGDFSSGWFTFGTVEWTSGVNAGRLAEIIAHDVTDGIAVLTLLEAPVRAITEADTFNIRAGCDKRIETCAAKFANIANFRGFPHIPGQDAVLRYATKDGGHEGGVL
- a CDS encoding NlpC/P60 family protein, translated to MCVIAVARSWLGTPYHDQASLRGVGCDCLGLARGVWREVVGPEPFPIPPYSRDWGETGPREVLAEGARRMMIEVEPAAAAPGALVLFRMTPRAIAKHVGILTGPDTFIHAYERLGVIEEPLTPSWRRRIAFAYLFPQR
- a CDS encoding glycoside hydrolase TIM-barrel-like domain-containing protein, with the protein product MATLVLGAAGAAIGGSIGGAILGVSAVTIGGYIGSAIGSVVDSWIISSMAPTQRIEGARMDNLRITSATEGAVIPRLYGRMRIGGNIIWATDFREESKTTTQGGGKGGGGGGKVKTTEYLYYASFAVALCEGPITGIGRVWADGKPMDLSSVTWRWYPGDEAQTADPFISAKMGAVSTPAYRGTAYVVFEDLALANFGNRLPQLSFEVFRPLADPDTAEGLTRAVTMIPASGEFAYATGTIRKGGSGATQAENLNARADVPDMVVALDRLQASAPKVESVSLVVSWFGDDLRAGHCQVRPKVELAAKNTTPQAWSVNGVTRASASLVSRDDQNRANFGGTPADFTVVQAIREMKDRGLRVTFYPFLMMDVPQGNTLPNPYSDNAAGTGQPAFPWRGRITCSPAADYIGTIDKTGSAATQVSALFGSATPASFSVAGESVSWTGAFGDWGLRRMVLHYAHLCAAAGGVDAFLIGSEMRGLTTIRSGASTYPAVQALRDLAADVRAILGASTKIGYAADWSEYFGHQPSNGSGDVYFHLDALWADPEIDFIGIDNYMPLSDWRDGFDHADAAEGWPAIYDRSYLQANIAGGEGFEWFYSSEADRAAQVRTPITDGSASKPWVFRTKDLRSWWSNPHYNRPGGVESGSPTAWVPQSKPIWFTELGCPAIDRGTNQPNVFFDPKSSESVTPYFSRGWRDDAIQRAYLEATYLWWGDAANNPVSSIYSDRMVHVPECAAWTWDARPYPFFPELTDVWADGPNWRLGHWLTGRLGAVSLAALVRHLCLRAGMPAERIDVTGLWGAIEGYVIGALESPRASITTLSRHFGFDAVETEGMIRFVMRGRAAVASVTHDDLVAPNAGSGGREGDVLELTRGQETELPQALKWQVARADEDYDAALVEARRITVDTTRIASESFPMAVPPEEAERRCRRALMEAWTGRETAAFRLPPSRLGFDPADVVTLEHDGRQMELRLISIADAEARGIEAVYQDRAAYDMPPGSPRPSSLLSPVVFGAPEVVLMDLPQLTEDQPVHRPLIAAHAVPWPGEMAVFRSPSTDGFELLTTFGSRARIGELVSDFYAGPTSRFDLGNELVVDLLTGTLESVTDLTLFAGANAIAVESSPGTWEVVQAGTADLIAPCRYRLTRLLRGQRGTEAAMANPAPAGARIVVLDASLASLPIAEADLELPWNWRIGPASRSVSDETYVAVPFTSEGAGLRPFSVVHVEQPWRRPRTPGDLTIRWTRRSRALSADSWGAVDVPLIEEVEAYELEILDGVAVKRTLTATTTNAIYSAAEQTSDWGALLGPRDTLVVRIFQLSALIGRGAAKIVTLKF
- a CDS encoding DUF2793 domain-containing protein, with translation MSDTTNNLALPYILAAQAQKHVTHNEALRLLDGLVQLSVLDRDLTAPPGSPADGDRYIVASGGTGDWAGWDLNVALFTDGAWLRLPPRNGWRAWVEDEGILLVYDGAAWIGTTPEALQSLALLGLGTTADPANPFSAKLNTALWTAKTVAEGGSGDLFYTMNKEVAGDDLGLTLQTGFVTKALLGLFGSDKFRLAVSPDGSTFFDGLTVDNTSGIVDQPRLPRFKAYTDYDNYVGVGTWTKIGLNNTDYNDQGGFDAGTSLFTAPVDGTYLLGATLLFKVNSSTSARMRARLVLNGSTEIRGSFGESSATHVSLATAIWLQTMVPLTTGDTVELQGYFRAQDGYFAADHTSFWGAKIG
- a CDS encoding D-Ala-D-Ala carboxypeptidase family metallohydrolase, with translation MPTTTYAHFRDVPESAWRWPSFSPAEIASRREGALKINTEAMDKLQTLRNQLGKPLIVRSGYRSPAHNRAVGGAPRSKHMLGTAFDIAMSNHDPATFAEAARDVGFLGFGTYPRSGFMHIDLGPARSWGEPFPARPTPFVAEVAPAREVLAESRTMKGGGAAGVATIGAAGVEVAQEVLSETQSAILPLVPYLDTLRWVFIAVALIGIAVAIHARIDDWKRGQR